The following are encoded in a window of Candidatus Cloacimonadota bacterium genomic DNA:
- a CDS encoding 30S ribosomal protein S12: protein MPTINQLIRKGRTEIESKKKNRALMGCPQRRGVCTRVYTTTPKKPNSALRKVARVRLVNGFEVTAYIGGEGHNLQEHSIVLVRGGRVKDLPGVRYHIVRGALDSAGVEKRVNSRSKYGTKRPKTKK, encoded by the coding sequence GTGCCAACGATCAATCAACTGATTCGAAAAGGCAGAACCGAGATCGAGAGTAAAAAGAAAAACAGGGCGCTTATGGGATGTCCGCAAAGGCGCGGAGTTTGCACTCGTGTTTACACGACGACGCCCAAAAAACCGAACTCGGCATTGCGCAAAGTCGCCCGTGTCCGTCTGGTTAACGGATTTGAAGTTACAGCTTATATCGGCGGAGAAGGCCACAACCTGCAGGAACACAGCATTGTGCTGGTTCGCGGGGGCCGTGTGAAAGACCTCCCCGGCGTTCGCTATCATATTGTGCGCGGAGCTCTTGATTCCGCCGGAGTCGAGAAACGCGTCAATTCACGTTCCAAATATGGGACCAAACGTCCCAAGACTAAGAAGTAA
- the rpsG gene encoding 30S ribosomal protein S7 translates to MPRKKKAVVREVLPDPKYNDVIVSKFMNCLMKQGKKSIAEQIVYGAFDIIAEKTKQPPLEVFKTALENVRPMVKVVSRRVGGSNYQIPLEVNEKNGRALAFRWLISYSRARSEKTMIERLAAELIAAYKKEGASIKKREDTHKMAEANKAYAHLRF, encoded by the coding sequence ATGCCAAGAAAGAAAAAAGCCGTCGTCCGTGAAGTTCTGCCGGATCCCAAATATAACGACGTGATCGTTTCCAAATTCATGAACTGCCTGATGAAGCAAGGTAAAAAGAGCATCGCCGAGCAAATCGTCTATGGCGCCTTTGACATTATCGCTGAAAAGACCAAGCAGCCCCCGCTGGAAGTCTTCAAAACAGCCCTCGAAAACGTTCGCCCGATGGTCAAAGTCGTTTCCCGCCGCGTGGGTGGATCGAACTACCAGATCCCTCTGGAAGTGAACGAAAAGAACGGCCGAGCCCTGGCTTTCCGCTGGCTGATCAGCTATTCCCGCGCCCGCAGCGAAAAGACCATGATCGAGCGACTGGCCGCCGAGCTCATCGCCGCCTACAAGAAAGAAGGCGCGTCCATCAAGAAACGTGAGGACACCCACAAGATGGCCGAAGCCAACAAGGCTTATGCCCATCTGAGGTTCTAA